One Coccinella septempunctata chromosome 1, icCocSept1.1, whole genome shotgun sequence DNA window includes the following coding sequences:
- the LOC123314246 gene encoding uncharacterized protein LOC123314246 — translation MDYFYRQISGCPMGAPCSSLFAILVMHFILSEVQRRLDSIFLILLVYVDDIFAIIPKDSVQRVLSIFNSIVPEINFTYELKDLNHSLPFLDVRIFRDPVGGRLSTDLYRKPTSTSRNINFNSLHPLHQKINIITQSKLRITNLCSVEFREKNFTHLREDLHKNGYPARLINSVLNSHTPDPRRVNLNLSSTRRTLK, via the exons ATGGATTATTTTTACAGACAAATTTCAGGTTGCCCTATGGGAGCTCCCTGTTCATCTCTATTTGCAATACTCGTCatgcatttcattttatcaGAGGTTCAAAGAAGATTGGACTCCATATTTCTAATTTTACTAGTTTACGTAGATGATATCTTCGCTATTATCCCAAAAGATTCTGTTCAACGCGTCCTATCGATTTTTAACTCTATAGTTCCTGAGATAAATTTCACCTATGAGTTGAAGGACTTGAATCATTCCCTTCCATTTTTAGATGTCCGAATTTTCAGAGATCCAGTGGGTGGAAGGCTATCAACTGATCTCTACAGAAAACCAACGAGCACTAGTAGGAACATAAACTTCAACTCGTTACACCCCTTacatcaaaaaataaatatcatcacACAGTCTAAATTAAGGATTACTAACCTTTGCAGTGTTGAGTTCAGAGAAAAGAACTTCACACATTTGAGAGAAGACTTACATAAAAATGGTTATCCTGCCCGACTCATTAATAGTGTATTGAACTCTCACACTCCTGACCCTCGGAGAG TCAACTTAAATCTGTCCTCAACAAGGAGAACTTTAAAATAA